From a single Capsicum annuum cultivar UCD-10X-F1 chromosome 12, UCD10Xv1.1, whole genome shotgun sequence genomic region:
- the LOC107851005 gene encoding probable serine/threonine-protein kinase At1g01540, producing the protein MTFLNDELSKKTSIFGLHLWVVVGICVGAAIVLVLFLISLWYTSKKNSNNPQISNISTEIKEIRVDPVPLPDPIPEPEKEPTQNSNGYQRIQIEIGGKGKNLVKPDRVGSGGGGSGQGSGEVRSGEQGGKNVPEVSHLGWGHWYTLRELEIATNFFAHENVIGEGGYGIVYRGVMEDNSCVAVKNLLNNRGQAEREFKVEVEAIGRVRHKNLVRLLGYCAEGAHRMLVYEYVNNGNLEQWLHGDVGPYSPLTWEIRMNIILGTAKGLTYLHEGLEPKVVHRDIKSSNILIDKQWNAKVSDFGLAKLLGSERSYITTRVMGTFGYVAPEYASTGMLNDRSDVYSFGILIMEIISGRNPVDYSRAPGEVNLVDWLKTMVSNRNSEGVLDPKMREKPSSRALKRALLVALRCVDPSAQKRPKMGHVIHMLEADDFPFRDERRAVRENGHSHPDGMKETVMEKRIIEGDSSGYESNVQTNRSLLTKKKIDDEV; encoded by the exons atgacatttttaaacgatgagttatccaagaaaacaTCAATATTCGGCTTACATTTATGGGTAGTTGTCGGAATTTGCGTTGGAGCAGCAATTGTATTGGTTCTCTTCTTGATTTCACTTTGGTACACTTCAAAAAAGAATTCCAACAACCCCCAAATCAGTAACATCTCTACTGAAATCAAAGAGATCCGGGTCGACCCGGTTCCATTACCCGACCCCATACCCGAACCCGAAAAAGAACCGACCCAGAATTCAAATGGGTATCAAAGAATCCAAATTGAGATTGGTGGGAAGGGAAAAAATTTGGTTAAGCCTGATCGGGTCGGGTCGGGTGGTGGCGGGTCGGGTCAGGGGAGTGGGGAAGTGCGTTCGGGTGAACAAGGTGGAAAAAATGTGCCTGAGGTTTCACATTTGGGATGGGGTCATTGGTATACTCTAAGGGAGCTTGAAATTGCTACGAATTTTTTTGCTCATGAAAATGTTATTGGTGAGGGAGGTTATGGTATTGTTTATCGTGGCGTTATGGAAGATAATAGTTGTGTTGCTGTTAAGAATTTGCTTAACAATAG GGGACAGGCAGAGAGGGAATTTAAGGTTGAAGTGGAAGCAATTGGTCGAGTTCGACACAAGAATTTGGTGAGATTACTTGGCTACTGTGCTGAGGGAGCTCACAG GATGCTTGTGTATGAGTATGTGAACAATGGGAACTTAGAGCAGTGGCTCCATGGAGATGTAGGGCCATACAGCCCTCTTACATGGGAAATTCGGATGAATATTATTCTAGGAACAGCAAAAGG GTTGACCTATCTGCATGAGGGCCTCGAACCAAAAGTTGTTCACCGTGACATCAAGTCGAGCAATATTTTGATTGATAAGCAGTGGAATGCAAAAGTATCTGATTTTGGTCTAGCTAAGCTTTTGGGCTCAGAGAGGAGCTATATAACTACTCGGGTTATGGGAACGTTTGG CTATGTTGCTCCAGAATATGCTAGCACTGGCATGTTGAATGATAGAAGTGATGTTTATAGTTTTGGAATTCTTATTATGGAGATTATTTCTGGAAGGAATCCTGTGGATTATAGCCGTGCTCCTGGAGAG GTCAATCTGGTTGATTGGCTTAAGACAATGGTTTCTAACCGTAATTCTGAGGGTGTTTTGGATCCCAAGATGCGGGAGAAGCCTTCTTCAAGAGCATTGAAACGTGCCCTTTTGGTAGCATTGCGCTGTGTAGACCCCAGTGCTCAGAAGAGGCCAAAGATGGGGCATGTGATACACATGCTTGAGGCTGATGATTTTCCTTTCCGTGAT GAACGAAGAGCTGTAAGAGAAAATGGACACTCACATCCTGATGGAATGAAAGAGACGGTAATGGAAAAGCGCATAATTGAAGGTGATAGCAGTGGATATGAAAGTAATGTTCAAACCAACCGATCTTTGTTGACGAAGAAAAAAATCGATGATGAGGTGTAG